In Streptomyces qaidamensis, one DNA window encodes the following:
- a CDS encoding cation diffusion facilitator family transporter, with protein sequence MSASGGTKAIVAALAANLAIAVAKFVAFIFSNSSSMLAESVHSLADSGNQALLLVGGKKAKREATPQHPFGYGRERYIYAFLVSIVLFSVGGMFALYEGYEKIKHPHELTNWYWPVGVLVFAIIAETFSFRTAIKESNVLRGERSWKEFVRHAKAPELPVVLLEDLGALVGLILALGGVGLALLTGDSVWDGIGTLCIGILLILIALVLAAETKSLLLGESAGTEETQKIEAALVDGETVTRIIHMRTLHLGPDELLVAAKIAVQHDDTATEIASAIDAAESRIRDAVPIARVIYLEPDIYSEAEAAKGSDPEASPGGPAPAAH encoded by the coding sequence ATGAGCGCGTCAGGCGGCACCAAGGCGATCGTGGCGGCACTGGCCGCCAACCTCGCGATCGCGGTAGCGAAGTTCGTGGCGTTCATCTTCAGTAACTCGTCGTCGATGCTCGCCGAGTCCGTCCACTCACTCGCCGACTCCGGCAACCAGGCGCTGCTCCTGGTCGGCGGCAAGAAGGCCAAGCGCGAGGCCACCCCGCAACACCCCTTCGGCTACGGCCGCGAGCGCTACATCTACGCCTTCCTCGTCTCCATCGTCCTCTTCTCGGTCGGCGGCATGTTCGCCCTCTACGAGGGCTACGAGAAGATCAAGCACCCGCACGAGCTGACGAACTGGTACTGGCCGGTCGGCGTCCTCGTCTTCGCGATCATCGCCGAGACCTTCTCCTTCCGCACGGCCATCAAGGAGTCCAACGTCCTGCGAGGCGAGCGCTCCTGGAAGGAGTTCGTCCGCCACGCCAAGGCCCCCGAGCTCCCGGTCGTCCTCCTGGAGGACCTCGGCGCCCTCGTCGGCCTCATCCTCGCCCTCGGCGGCGTCGGCCTCGCCCTGCTCACGGGCGACAGCGTCTGGGACGGCATCGGCACTCTCTGCATCGGCATCCTGCTCATCCTGATCGCCCTGGTCCTCGCCGCCGAGACCAAGTCGCTGCTGCTCGGCGAGTCCGCCGGCACCGAGGAGACCCAGAAGATCGAGGCCGCCCTCGTCGACGGCGAGACGGTCACCCGCATCATCCACATGCGCACGCTCCACCTCGGCCCCGACGAACTCCTCGTCGCCGCCAAGATCGCCGTCCAGCACGACGACACGGCGACCGAGATCGCCTCCGCCATCGACGCCGCCGAGTCCCGCATCCGCGACGCCGTCCCGATCGCCCGCGTGATCTACCTCGAACCGGACATCTACAGCGAGGCCGAGGCGGCCAAGGGCTCCGACCCCGAGGCCTCCCCCGGAGGCCCGGCCCCCGCGGCCCACTGA
- a CDS encoding RDD family protein — translation MSELVTGEAVTLELRPARLPSRALAVLLDLVAAMAVYVAVTIALVVSTASLDEAAQTALSIATFVLVLVGAPIAVETLSHGRSLGKMACGLRVVRDDGGPIRFRHALVRGLIGVIEILMTLGTVACIASFVSARGRRLGDVFAGTLVVRERIPVTRTGFVPPPPPWLAGRFSALDLSAVPDGLWLAVRQYLTRMQQLDPQVGWSMADRLASDLAERTGAPVPQGVPPAAYLAAVVQERQAREARRAFGNDAAQATASASASAQATASAPAPAPAPAPAPAPATNGAVGTGETPAAGNAQAVGSAPAASARPVGAPEVVSEPSDAGWRPAESPGASAGERPGTGFVPPG, via the coding sequence GTGAGTGAGCTGGTGACGGGCGAGGCTGTGACGTTGGAGCTGCGCCCCGCGAGGCTGCCCAGCAGGGCGCTGGCCGTACTGCTCGATCTGGTGGCGGCCATGGCGGTCTATGTCGCGGTGACCATCGCGCTGGTCGTTTCCACGGCGTCGCTCGACGAGGCGGCGCAGACGGCGCTGTCGATCGCCACGTTCGTTCTCGTGCTGGTGGGCGCGCCGATCGCGGTGGAGACGCTCAGTCACGGGCGGTCGCTCGGAAAGATGGCGTGCGGGCTGCGGGTGGTGCGGGACGACGGGGGTCCGATCCGGTTCCGGCATGCGCTGGTGAGGGGCTTGATCGGCGTGATCGAGATCCTCATGACCTTGGGGACCGTCGCCTGCATCGCCTCGTTCGTGTCGGCGCGCGGGCGGCGGCTGGGGGATGTTTTCGCGGGGACGCTCGTCGTGCGGGAGCGGATTCCGGTCACGCGGACCGGTTTCGTGCCGCCTCCTCCGCCCTGGCTGGCGGGGCGGTTCTCGGCGCTCGATCTGTCCGCGGTGCCCGACGGGTTGTGGCTCGCCGTCCGGCAGTACCTGACGCGCATGCAGCAGCTGGATCCACAGGTGGGCTGGTCGATGGCGGACCGGCTGGCGTCGGATCTCGCCGAGCGGACGGGCGCTCCGGTGCCGCAGGGTGTGCCGCCGGCGGCGTATCTGGCTGCTGTCGTGCAGGAACGGCAGGCGCGGGAGGCCCGGCGGGCCTTCGGGAACGATGCGGCCCAGGCGACCGCATCCGCATCCGCTTCGGCCCAGGCGACCGCATCCGCTCCGGCTCCGGCTCCGGCTCCGGCTCCGGCTCCGGCTCCGGCGACGAACGGCGCGGTGGGTACGGGCGAGACTCCGGCAGCGGGCAACGCACAGGCTGTGGGCTCGGCACCGGCTGCCTCTGCGCGGCCGGTCGGGGCACCCGAGGTGGTGTCCGAGCCGTCCGACGCGGGGTGGCGGCCCGCGGAGTCACCGGGGGCTTCGGCGGGCGAGCGGCCCGGCACCGGGTTCGTGCCGCCGGGGTAG
- a CDS encoding glycerophosphoryl diester phosphodiesterase membrane domain-containing protein — translation MNDTPGWASPGSAPSDGQKPDQSGPAEPTDRPAPAQPADQPAQPGQAPQGPGGPQWSKEQPPPAQWSAPSGPAAPGQAPPPPPPGPGWGNQPPGGYGPAGHGGYGAPGTHGGWGSGWGGPPPAAKPGIIPLRPLGVGEILDGAVSTMRTYWRTVLGISLTVAVLTELIVVLFQGLVLNDSSTEALNDPSATLSELSRAMGDAMLNSSVVFVISLVGTVIATALLTTVTSRAVLGKSVTIGEAWRDGRPQVLKLFGLICVLLLITVGVVTVGALPGLLVTIAGSNGPGVALTVLGIIGAGIVALWLAIRFSLASPALMLEKQGIKKAMSRSAKLVQGTWWRIFGIQLLAALIASVVASIIVIPFTLLAAALSGDGLTGWLSTGVGSLGWTFLIISGIGSVIGSMITFPITAGVTVLLYIDQRIRREALDLELARAAGVQGYGSTAPGATPGS, via the coding sequence ATGAACGACACTCCGGGCTGGGCCTCGCCCGGATCCGCCCCGTCCGACGGGCAGAAGCCGGACCAGTCCGGCCCTGCCGAGCCCACCGACCGCCCCGCCCCCGCACAGCCCGCGGACCAGCCGGCCCAGCCCGGCCAGGCCCCGCAGGGCCCCGGCGGCCCGCAGTGGTCCAAGGAGCAGCCGCCACCGGCTCAGTGGTCCGCCCCCAGCGGCCCGGCCGCCCCGGGCCAGGCGCCCCCGCCCCCCCCCCCCGGCCCGGGCTGGGGCAATCAGCCCCCCGGCGGCTACGGCCCCGCAGGCCACGGCGGATACGGCGCGCCCGGAACTCACGGCGGCTGGGGAAGCGGCTGGGGCGGCCCCCCGCCCGCCGCCAAGCCCGGCATCATCCCGCTCCGCCCGCTCGGCGTGGGCGAGATCCTCGACGGCGCGGTCTCCACCATGCGCACCTACTGGCGCACGGTCCTGGGCATCTCCCTGACCGTCGCCGTCCTCACCGAGCTCATCGTCGTCCTGTTCCAGGGCCTCGTCCTGAACGACTCCAGCACCGAAGCCCTCAACGACCCCAGCGCCACCCTCAGCGAACTGAGCCGCGCCATGGGCGACGCCATGCTCAACTCCAGCGTCGTCTTCGTGATCTCCCTGGTCGGCACCGTCATCGCGACCGCCCTGCTCACCACCGTCACCAGCCGCGCCGTACTCGGCAAGTCGGTGACCATCGGCGAGGCCTGGCGCGACGGGCGCCCCCAGGTCCTCAAACTGTTCGGCCTCATCTGCGTGCTGCTGCTCATCACCGTCGGCGTCGTCACCGTGGGAGCCCTGCCCGGCCTCCTCGTGACCATCGCCGGGAGCAACGGTCCAGGCGTCGCCCTCACCGTCCTCGGCATCATCGGCGCCGGCATCGTCGCCCTGTGGCTGGCCATCCGCTTCTCCCTCGCCTCTCCCGCCCTCATGCTGGAGAAGCAGGGCATCAAGAAGGCCATGAGCCGCTCCGCGAAGCTCGTCCAGGGCACCTGGTGGCGGATCTTCGGCATCCAGCTGCTCGCCGCGCTCATCGCGAGCGTCGTCGCCTCGATCATCGTCATCCCCTTCACCCTCCTCGCCGCGGCCCTCAGCGGCGACGGCCTCACCGGCTGGCTCAGCACCGGTGTCGGAAGCCTCGGCTGGACGTTCCTCATCATCAGCGGCATCGGCTCGGTGATCGGCTCCATGATCACGTTCCCGATCACGGCCGGCGTCACCGTGCTCCTCTACATCGACCAGCGCATCCGCCGCGAGGCCCTCGACCTCGAACTGGCCCGCGCCGCCGGCGTCCAGGGCTACGGCTCCACCGCCCCCGGCGCCACCCCGGGGAGCTGA
- a CDS encoding DUF4350 domain-containing protein, whose protein sequence is MTTEATLTSTSASPTARQVWTRARGIALALVVLLAGAVAIAVIRSDARHGELDPRSADPGGSRAIAELLADRGVDTRVVTTLDEAATAAGPDTTLLVATPDLLTPTQQTRLHNAFADSRGRTVLVASGSASIERLAPGVTADPATSLDSTLSPDCALPAAQRAGTADTGGVRYTTTHLGADACYPSERLATLLRIPDGTGDGDTIALGAPDILLNDHLDEQGNASLALQLLGSRPHLVWYLPSLSDASATNPDDERSFFDLLPSGWLWGTLQLFIAAALAALWRARRLGPLVPEKLPVAIRASETAEGRARLYRKTDARDRAADALRSTTRTRLAPLIGVPVTQAHTPEALLPALSAHLHGDGNGQDQQSLLFGPPPSDDAALIALADRLDALEREVRRP, encoded by the coding sequence ATGACCACCGAGGCCACCCTCACGTCCACCTCGGCCTCGCCCACCGCCCGCCAGGTGTGGACCCGCGCGCGCGGTATCGCACTCGCCCTCGTGGTACTCCTCGCGGGAGCCGTCGCCATCGCCGTCATCCGCTCCGATGCCCGCCACGGCGAACTCGACCCGCGCTCCGCCGACCCGGGCGGCAGCCGCGCCATCGCCGAACTCCTCGCCGACCGGGGCGTGGACACCCGCGTGGTCACCACCCTGGACGAGGCAGCCACCGCGGCCGGCCCGGACACGACCCTCCTGGTCGCCACCCCCGACCTGCTGACCCCCACTCAGCAGACCCGGCTCCACAACGCGTTCGCCGACTCCCGCGGCCGCACCGTCCTGGTCGCCTCCGGCAGCGCCTCCATCGAACGACTCGCCCCCGGCGTCACCGCCGACCCCGCCACCAGCCTCGACTCGACGCTCTCCCCCGACTGCGCCCTGCCCGCCGCCCAGCGCGCCGGCACCGCCGACACGGGCGGCGTCCGCTACACCACCACTCACCTCGGCGCCGACGCGTGCTACCCCAGCGAACGCCTGGCCACCCTGCTGCGCATCCCGGACGGCACAGGGGACGGCGACACCATCGCCCTGGGCGCGCCCGACATCCTCCTCAACGACCACCTCGACGAGCAGGGCAACGCCTCGCTCGCCCTCCAACTCCTCGGCTCCCGCCCCCATCTGGTCTGGTACCTCCCCTCCCTCTCCGACGCGTCGGCCACCAACCCCGACGACGAACGCAGCTTCTTCGACCTGCTCCCCTCGGGCTGGCTCTGGGGCACCCTGCAGCTCTTCATCGCCGCGGCCCTGGCCGCCCTCTGGAGGGCACGCCGGCTCGGCCCCCTCGTGCCCGAAAAACTCCCCGTCGCGATCCGCGCCTCCGAAACCGCCGAAGGCCGCGCCCGCCTCTACCGCAAGACCGACGCCCGCGACCGCGCGGCCGACGCTCTTCGCTCCACCACCCGCACCCGCCTCGCCCCCCTCATAGGCGTCCCCGTCACCCAGGCGCACACGCCCGAGGCCCTGCTCCCCGCCCTGTCCGCCCACCTCCACGGCGACGGCAACGGCCAGGACCAGCAATCCCTCCTCTTCGGACCACCGCCCAGCGACGACGCAGCACTCATCGCACTCGCCGACCGACTCGACGCCCTCGAAAGAGAGGTACGCCGTCCATGA
- a CDS encoding stage II sporulation protein M encodes MDLDVFVSAHRAEWDRLEALLRRQRRLNGTEADELVTLYQRTATHLSLIQSSAPDPQLTGRLSQLVARARSAVTGTRRASWRDVTRFLAHGFPAAVYTSRHWWVPTALLSTAVAALLGWWIGTHPEVQASIAAPSELRELTRPGGQYETYYSSHPAASFAAQVWTNNAWAAALCLILGVFLGLPVLWILFQNMLNLGIGIGLMSSAGRLDTFLGLVLPHGLLELTAVFVAAGTGLRLGWTLIDPGPRTRRTALAEEGRAAIGMAIGLALVLFVSGAIEGFVTPSGLPTWARIAIGVAAEVAFLTYVYVLGSRAARAGETGDVEAAERSATVPTAA; translated from the coding sequence ATGGACCTCGACGTCTTCGTCTCCGCCCACCGAGCGGAGTGGGACCGCCTCGAAGCCTTGCTCCGCCGCCAGCGCCGCCTCAACGGCACCGAAGCCGACGAACTCGTCACCCTCTACCAGCGCACGGCGACGCACCTCTCCCTGATCCAGTCCAGCGCCCCCGACCCCCAGCTGACCGGCCGGCTCAGCCAGCTCGTGGCACGCGCGCGTAGTGCCGTGACAGGCACCCGACGCGCCTCCTGGCGCGATGTCACACGCTTCCTGGCTCACGGTTTCCCGGCCGCCGTCTACACGTCGCGCCACTGGTGGGTGCCCACCGCGCTCCTGTCGACGGCCGTCGCGGCCCTCCTGGGCTGGTGGATCGGTACCCACCCCGAAGTGCAGGCCTCCATCGCGGCCCCCAGCGAACTCCGCGAGCTGACCCGCCCCGGCGGCCAGTACGAGACGTACTACTCCAGCCACCCGGCGGCGAGCTTCGCCGCCCAGGTCTGGACGAACAACGCCTGGGCCGCTGCCCTGTGTCTCATCCTCGGGGTCTTCCTGGGACTCCCGGTCCTCTGGATCCTCTTCCAGAACATGCTCAACCTCGGCATCGGCATCGGCCTGATGTCCTCGGCCGGCCGCCTCGACACCTTCCTGGGCCTGGTCCTCCCGCACGGCCTCCTCGAACTGACCGCGGTCTTCGTCGCGGCCGGCACCGGCCTGCGTCTGGGCTGGACGCTCATCGACCCCGGCCCTCGGACACGGCGGACGGCGCTCGCGGAAGAAGGCCGAGCCGCCATAGGCATGGCCATCGGTCTGGCCCTCGTCCTCTTCGTCTCCGGCGCCATCGAAGGCTTCGTCACCCCGTCCGGCCTCCCCACCTGGGCCCGCATAGCCATCGGGGTCGCCGCCGAGGTGGCCTTCCTGACCTACGTCTACGTCCTGGGCAGCCGTGCCGCCCGTGCTGGAGAGACAGGTGACGTCGAGGCAGCGGAACGCAGCGCGACCGTCCCCACAGCAGCCTGA
- a CDS encoding DUF58 domain-containing protein produces the protein MALTGRTALLAALGSLPVGIWEPSWTGILAVNAPLAVACACDFALAAPVRRLGLTRSGDTSVRLGDTADVTLTITNPSRRPLRARLRDAWPPSSWQPGTETTASRHRLTVPPGERRRVTTRLRPTRRGDRQADRVTIRSYGPLGLFSRQGTHRAPWTVRVLPPFTSRKHLPSKLARLRELDGRTSVLTRGEGTEFDSLREYVPGDDTRSIDWRATARRTTVAVRTWRPERDRHILLVLDTGRTSAGRVGDAPRLDASMDAALLLAALASRAGDRVDLLAYDRKVRALVQGRTAGDVLPALVNTMAMLEPELVETDARGLTATTLRTSPRRSLIVLLTTLDAAPIEEGLLPVLTQLTQRHTVLLASVADPHITEMATARGNADAVYEAAAAAQAQSERHRTAEQLRRHGVTVVDATPDNLAPALADAYLALKTAGRL, from the coding sequence ATGGCACTCACCGGACGCACCGCCCTCCTCGCGGCCCTGGGTTCCCTCCCCGTCGGTATCTGGGAGCCCAGCTGGACGGGCATCCTCGCGGTCAACGCCCCCTTGGCCGTGGCCTGCGCCTGCGACTTCGCGCTGGCCGCCCCCGTACGCCGACTCGGCCTGACCCGCTCGGGTGACACCTCCGTACGCCTCGGCGACACGGCAGACGTGACCCTGACCATCACCAATCCGTCCCGCCGCCCCCTCCGCGCCCGACTCCGCGACGCCTGGCCCCCCAGCAGCTGGCAGCCCGGCACGGAGACAACGGCCTCCCGCCACCGCCTCACGGTCCCCCCGGGCGAACGCCGCCGCGTGACCACCCGTCTCCGTCCCACCCGCCGCGGCGACCGCCAGGCCGACCGCGTCACCATCCGCTCTTACGGCCCCCTAGGCCTCTTCTCCCGCCAGGGCACCCACCGGGCCCCCTGGACGGTCCGCGTCCTGCCGCCGTTCACCAGCCGCAAGCACCTCCCCTCCAAACTGGCCCGCCTCCGCGAACTGGACGGCCGCACCAGCGTCCTCACCCGCGGCGAGGGCACGGAGTTCGACAGCCTGCGCGAGTACGTTCCCGGTGACGACACCCGCTCCATCGACTGGCGCGCCACAGCCCGCCGGACCACCGTCGCCGTACGCACCTGGCGCCCCGAGCGAGATCGCCACATCCTCTTGGTCCTCGACACCGGCCGTACCTCGGCCGGCCGCGTGGGTGACGCACCACGCCTCGACGCCTCCATGGACGCGGCCCTCCTCCTCGCGGCGCTCGCCTCCCGCGCCGGCGACCGTGTGGACCTTCTCGCGTACGACCGCAAGGTCCGCGCCCTCGTTCAGGGCCGCACGGCAGGCGATGTCCTTCCCGCCCTGGTCAACACCATGGCCATGCTGGAACCGGAGCTCGTCGAAACGGACGCCCGAGGCCTCACGGCGACCACTCTCCGTACGTCTCCCCGCCGCTCCCTGATCGTCCTGCTCACCACGCTGGACGCCGCCCCCATCGAAGAGGGCCTGCTTCCGGTCCTCACTCAGCTCACCCAGCGGCACACTGTCCTGCTGGCGTCGGTGGCAGACCCGCACATCACTGAAATGGCCACAGCCCGCGGCAATGCCGACGCCGTCTACGAGGCCGCAGCAGCAGCCCAGGCCCAGTCAGAACGTCACCGCACAGCAGAACAACTCCGCCGCCACGGTGTCACGGTCGTCGACGCCACCCCGGACAACCTGGCGCCGGCGCTGGCGGACGCGTACCTGGCATTGAAGACGGCCGGACGGTTGTAA
- the ahcY gene encoding adenosylhomocysteinase, which produces MTTVENRQDFKVADLSLAAFGRKEITLAEHEMPGLMAIRKEYAATQPLAGARVTGSLHMTVQTAVLIETLVALGAQVRWASCNIFSTQDHAAAAIAVGPNGTVDNPQGVPVFAWKGETLEEYWWCTEQALTWPDSPTGGPNMILDDGGDATLLVHKGVEYEKDGKVPSPDTAESDEHRVILELLNRTITDGSQKWTQLASEIRGVTEETTTGVHRLYEMQRDGTLLFPAINVNDAVTKSKFDNKYGCRHSLIDGINRATDVLIGGKTAVVFGYGDVGKGCAESLRGQGARVIVTEIDPICALQAAMDGYQVATLEDVVDKADIFITTTGNKDIIMAADMAKMKHQAIVGNIGHFDNEIDMAGLARIPGIVKDEVKPQVHTWTFPDGKVIIVLSEGRLLNLGNATGHPSFVMSNSFADQTLAQIELFTKPDEYPTGVYVLPKHLDEKVARLHLDALGVKLTTLRPEQAEYIGVKVEGPFKPDHYRY; this is translated from the coding sequence ATGACGACTGTCGAGAACCGACAGGACTTCAAGGTCGCCGACCTCTCCCTGGCCGCATTCGGCCGCAAGGAGATCACCCTCGCCGAGCACGAGATGCCGGGTCTGATGGCGATCCGCAAGGAGTACGCCGCGACGCAGCCCCTGGCCGGCGCCCGCGTCACCGGCTCCCTGCACATGACCGTCCAGACCGCCGTGCTCATCGAGACCCTGGTCGCCCTCGGCGCGCAGGTCCGCTGGGCCTCCTGCAACATCTTCTCCACCCAGGACCACGCGGCCGCCGCCATCGCCGTCGGCCCGAACGGCACCGTGGACAACCCCCAGGGCGTCCCGGTCTTCGCCTGGAAGGGCGAGACCCTGGAGGAGTACTGGTGGTGCACCGAGCAGGCGCTGACCTGGCCGGACAGCCCCACCGGCGGCCCCAACATGATCCTGGACGACGGCGGCGACGCCACCCTCCTCGTCCACAAGGGCGTGGAGTACGAGAAGGACGGCAAGGTCCCCTCGCCCGACACCGCCGAATCCGACGAGCACCGCGTCATCCTCGAACTGCTGAACCGCACCATCACGGACGGCTCGCAGAAGTGGACCCAGCTGGCCTCCGAGATCCGCGGCGTCACCGAGGAGACCACGACCGGCGTCCACCGCCTGTACGAGATGCAGCGCGACGGCACCCTCCTGTTCCCGGCGATCAACGTCAACGACGCCGTCACCAAGTCGAAGTTCGACAACAAGTACGGCTGCCGCCACTCCCTCATCGACGGCATCAACCGCGCCACCGACGTCCTCATCGGCGGCAAGACCGCGGTCGTCTTCGGCTACGGCGACGTGGGCAAGGGCTGCGCGGAGTCCCTGCGCGGACAGGGCGCCCGCGTGATCGTCACCGAGATCGACCCGATCTGCGCCCTCCAGGCCGCGATGGACGGCTACCAGGTCGCGACCCTCGAGGACGTCGTCGACAAGGCCGACATCTTCATCACCACGACCGGCAACAAGGACATCATCATGGCCGCGGACATGGCCAAGATGAAGCACCAGGCCATCGTCGGCAACATCGGCCACTTCGACAACGAGATCGACATGGCCGGCCTCGCCAGGATCCCGGGCATCGTCAAGGACGAGGTCAAGCCGCAGGTCCACACCTGGACCTTCCCCGACGGCAAGGTGATCATCGTCCTGTCCGAGGGCCGCCTGCTGAACCTGGGCAACGCCACCGGCCACCCGTCATTCGTGATGTCCAACTCCTTCGCGGACCAGACCCTGGCCCAGATCGAGCTGTTCACCAAGCCCGACGAGTACCCGACCGGCGTATACGTGCTGCCCAAGCACCTCGACGAGAAGGTCGCCCGCCTCCACCTCGACGCGCTCGGCGTGAAGCTCACGACGCTGCGCCCCGAGCAGGCCGAGTACATCGGCGTGAAGGTCGAGGGCCCGTTCAAGCCGGACCACTACCGCTACTGA
- a CDS encoding AAA family ATPase, producing MDPTTDNAGQTGDPGTARDALEALRAEIAKAVVGQDPAVTGLVVALLCRGHVLLEGVPGVAKTLLVRALASALELDTKRVQFTPDLMPSDVTGSLVYDTRSAEFSFQPGPVFTNLLLADEINRTPPKTQSSLLEAMEERQVTVDGTPRPLPDPFLVAATQNPVEYEGTYPLPEAQLDRFLLKLTIPLPSRQDEIDVLTRHAEGFNPRDLKAAGVRPVAGPADLEAARAAVAKTTISPEITAYVVDLCRATRESPSLTLGVSPRGATALLATARAWAWLTGRDYVIPDDVKALALPTLRHRVQLRPEAEMEGVTADSVINAILAHVPVPR from the coding sequence ATGGACCCGACCACTGACAACGCCGGGCAGACCGGGGACCCGGGCACCGCCCGCGACGCCCTGGAGGCCCTGCGCGCCGAGATCGCCAAGGCCGTGGTCGGCCAGGACCCCGCCGTCACCGGCCTCGTCGTCGCCCTGCTCTGCCGCGGCCACGTCCTCCTCGAAGGCGTCCCCGGCGTCGCCAAGACCCTCCTGGTCCGCGCCCTCGCCTCCGCCCTCGAACTCGACACCAAGCGCGTCCAGTTCACCCCCGACCTCATGCCGAGCGACGTGACCGGCTCCCTGGTCTACGACACCCGCAGCGCCGAGTTCTCCTTCCAGCCCGGCCCCGTCTTCACCAACCTCCTCCTCGCCGACGAGATCAACCGCACGCCCCCCAAGACCCAGTCGTCCCTCCTCGAAGCCATGGAGGAACGCCAGGTCACCGTCGACGGCACCCCCCGCCCCCTGCCCGACCCGTTCCTGGTCGCAGCGACCCAGAACCCGGTCGAGTACGAGGGCACCTACCCCCTCCCGGAAGCCCAGCTGGACCGCTTCCTCCTCAAACTCACCATCCCCCTCCCCTCCCGCCAGGACGAGATCGACGTCCTCACCCGCCACGCCGAGGGCTTCAACCCCCGCGACCTCAAGGCCGCCGGCGTACGCCCGGTGGCGGGCCCGGCCGACCTGGAAGCGGCCCGAGCCGCCGTCGCCAAGACGACGATCTCCCCGGAGATCACCGCCTACGTCGTCGATCTCTGCCGCGCGACCCGCGAGTCGCCCTCCCTCACCCTCGGCGTCTCCCCCCGAGGCGCCACGGCCCTCCTGGCCACCGCCCGCGCCTGGGCCTGGCTGACCGGCCGCGACTACGTCATCCCCGACGACGTGAAAGCCCTCGCCCTCCCCACCCTCCGCCACCGCGTGCAACTCCGCCCGGAGGCCGAAATGGAAGGCGTGACGGCCGACTCCGTCATCAACGCGATCCTCGCCCACGTCCCCGTCCCCCGCTGA
- a CDS encoding DUF4129 domain-containing protein: MSRAGELLTTALPRAGIRTLLSAGDSSLLSPARSADEPPLTTPRDPAREAARRELSKRMYHENDPSLFQRALDAFWDWLGKLFNAASTATPGGTLGLIVIILAVIAVLAALWWRLGAPHRQPTSSATLFDDRPRSAADHRATAEAHAAQGHWNQAVQERMRALVRALEERALLDVRPGRTADEAAAEAGRALPAHTDRLRTAARDFDDVTYGGRSATEQSYHRIAELDRDLERTKPQLATSSATTAPNTRQGAAE, encoded by the coding sequence GTGAGCCGGGCGGGGGAACTTCTCACAACGGCGCTGCCACGCGCCGGCATACGGACGCTGCTGAGCGCCGGCGACAGCTCCCTGCTGTCGCCGGCCCGCTCCGCCGACGAGCCGCCCCTCACCACCCCGCGCGACCCTGCGCGCGAGGCGGCCCGGCGCGAGCTGTCCAAGCGCATGTACCACGAGAACGACCCCAGCCTGTTCCAGCGCGCCCTCGACGCCTTCTGGGACTGGCTCGGCAAACTCTTCAACGCCGCCTCGACCGCCACCCCCGGCGGCACACTCGGCCTGATCGTCATCATCCTGGCCGTCATCGCCGTCCTCGCCGCCCTGTGGTGGCGCCTGGGCGCCCCGCACCGCCAACCCACCTCGTCCGCAACCTTGTTCGACGACCGCCCCCGCAGTGCCGCAGACCACCGCGCCACCGCCGAGGCACACGCCGCCCAGGGCCACTGGAACCAGGCCGTCCAGGAACGCATGCGCGCCCTCGTCCGCGCCCTGGAGGAACGCGCCCTCCTCGACGTCCGCCCCGGCCGCACCGCCGACGAGGCCGCAGCCGAAGCCGGCCGGGCCCTGCCCGCCCACACCGACCGACTGCGCACAGCCGCCCGCGACTTCGACGACGTCACATACGGCGGCCGCTCGGCGACCGAACAGTCGTACCACCGCATCGCGGAACTCGACCGCGACCTGGAACGCACCAAGCCCCAGCTCGCGACGAGCAGCGCCACCACGGCCCCCAACACCCGCCAGGGAGCCGCCGAATGA